A window from Podospora bellae-mahoneyi strain CBS 112042 chromosome 1 map unlocalized CBS112042p_1, whole genome shotgun sequence encodes these proteins:
- the PaKMT6 gene encoding H3K27me3 methyltransferase (EggNog:ENOG503NZVU; COG:K) has translation MVSSGRIVVDLTADSTSASEDGGSEGGDGVADETGVRTTTLSHAHNGDRLRSQPASQPYVSERPHHHARNSAPQHVKASRGPSPSSLSDATATSAPASRRRTPNGSPVAKSKSGLDRTPSKSIMRFSTRDEIQDSQSPTLKNTAQHPTPQSQTSLSLQLSEFRGHETPKSMTPQKVDDWTVDSIADILRSFVNEVSEDHAHLVHFLLDEDERNAPKPQHISSVDAFADMKPLTVDHDESAGNEIETMTLKFKQHSGEQGKAIRAHGKHIDFPVVCIASDRQSVPRYRFHHVEIRKNILAPNSMLNFVPHLRDVDPNSAEEKRYAEWLNELETLDKLSGFKALGRVQRLAKRAQNEYAAILSTYLEPWLERLAIDGCTKTTLIRYMASQPESDDAITPQQRSHLLDTYNEGAGSPRGSRAAKLFTEAFDKVFGDPKNQRPITLSDVLKLDKAVEPILDNRKTKNTPSAQRHQNRELTQKVVESLGSYSALGCLICFSHDCEHGEIDGDNQKRCLSLDEIGGVASALRAKWMAQLQDHSSKQSSLVLKSNPQPCRNSCYRTHDTGKPGYVEKPWSGNEVTVLEQVFATLGYSSSLMPQCFVAAVLNRPCWDVHRKFRELSLALPAVPEAFETVKGPKPVTWYDRRKKQLLSGWEDATVTHEHSLREIWTPCHHEGACTAANGCQCASKGRHPVLCERFCLCTAETCALKFTGCACHSLGKTCIQRQKEGKPCICVQLNRECDPVLCKGCGARERADPENAYDEQLHSTGCQNVPMQRGATKAVVIGSSQLEGCGYGLFAAEDIAQDEFIIEYTGELISHDEGVRRENRRGDVFDEENKISYLFTLLEQEGIWVDAAIYGNLSRYINHANDTCNITPKIMYVNHEFRIKFSALRDIKAGEELFFNYGDNFPNLTKKLVESRESGGKEKGSGNGAPKRKGGAQRAAPRKTTSKSSRHLDYRGSDDELFFDELRRRQDDEDGVDYGETPNKKQRGKRGGARPGAGRKKKQAQPPEETGEYQHATEISDSQGESGALEETPSRRRISKHPYASTAFGANGAVSGPGQEPVKKISKRGGARPGAGRKPKHRPGTAKTTSSSKIGKTSPGSSTTSPSNSSEKSINNIGRHGTDSEDHPLAYRNRFSRPGPSTLSNSISTTAAGKKRKASDFEEEAQSPSGDGDHHREYESHVQSNRNNSAGLYRQSIFQPIDSSTSSHSDQSVVNGRGGGRSDNDDNEGDEDDDDDDDDSVRGSRKRQKPWRYRDEKE, from the exons ATGGTCTCGTCCGGGAGAATTGTGGTGGATTTGACGGCGGATTCGACCTCAGCTAGTGAAGATGGGGGGAGTGAAGGTGGCGATGGTGTGGCCGACGAAACTGGTGTCAGGACAACGACCTTGAGCCACGCTCACAACGGCGACCGGCTGCGATCCCAACCAGCTTCACAACCCTATGTGTCTGAGCGGCCCCATCACCATGCGCGGAACTCGGCTCCGCAACATGTGAAAGCTAGTAGAGGGCCTAGTCCCTCCTCTTTATCTGATGCTACAGCCACATCCGCGCCTGCGAGTAGAAGGCGGACTCCCAATGGGTCACCAGTGGCTAAGAGCAAGTCAGGGCTGGATAGAACACCATCAAAGTCAATAATGCGATTTTCAACACGGGATGAGATTCAGGATTCACAGTCGCCAACTCTCAAAAATACGGCCCAGCACCCGACCCCGCAGTCGCAAACTTCACTTTCGCTCCAACTCTCAGAGTTCAGAGGCCACGAGACGCCAAAATCAATGACGCCACAAAAGGTCGACGATTGGACAGTAGACTCCATTGCCGACATCCTCAGGTCCTTTGTGAATGAGGTCAGCGAGGATCATGCGCATCTCGTTCACTTTCTGCTTGATGAAGACGAGAGAAATGCGCCCAAGCCTCAGCACATTAGCTCTGTGGATGCGTTCGCCGATATGAAACCTCTCACGGTTGACCATGATGAATCGGCTGGGAATGAAATAGAGACTATGACTCTCAAATTCAAG CAACATAGTGGCGAGCAAGGGAAAGCCATAAGAGCACACGGGAAACATATCGATTTCCCTGTTGTGTGCATCGCCTCAGACAGGCAAAGTGTCCCACGATACAGGTTTCATCATGTTGAAATTCGCAAAAATATTCTTGCGCCAAATTCCATGCTAAACTTTGTGCCACATCTTCGTGATGTGGACCCGAACTCGGCTGAGGAAAAGAGGTACGCCGAATGGCTCAATGAACTGGAGACTCTTGATAAGTTGTCTGGCTTCAAAGCCCTTGGTCGGGTACAGAGGCTGGCCAAGAGAGCGCAGAATGAATACGCAGCTATCTTATCAACCTACCTGGAGCCGTGGTTGGAGAGGCTAGCCATTGACGGCTGCACCAAAACCACTCTCATCCGCTACATGGCAAGCCAGCCAGAGAGCGATGATGCCATCACCCCGCAACAGAGGAGCCACCTTCTTGACACATACAACGAAGGTGCTGGGTCACCCCGTGGTTCTAGAGCAGCCAAGCTCTTCACCGAAGCTTTTGACAAAGTCTTTGGTGACCCCAAGAACCAGAGACCCATCACCCTCAGTGATGTCTTGAAGCTAGACAAGGCCGTGGAGCCTATCTTGGACAACAGGAAGACCAAGAATACGCCGAGTGCCCAAAGGCATCAGAATAGAGAGCTGACGCAAAAGGTTGTGGAATCCCTGGGGAGTTACTCGGCGTTGGGCTGTCTGATCTGTTTCAGTCATGACTGTGAGCACGGTGAAATCGATGGAGACAATCAGAAGCGGTGCTTGTCTCTCGATGAAATCGGCGGTGTTGCATCTGCTCTGCGGGCTAAGTGGATGGCACAACTTCAAGACCACTCAAGCAAGCAATCAAGCCTTGTCTTGAAATCAAATCCCCAACCTTGCCGGAATTCCTGCTATCGCACTCACGATACCGGGAAACCAGGTTATGTGGAAAAGCCATGGTCTGGAAACGAGGTTACGGTCCTTGAGCAGGTGTTTGCGACTCTGGGCTACAGCTCGTCCCTCATGCCGCAGtgttttgttgctgctgtgctgaACCGGCCCTGCTGGGATGTACATCGCAAATTCAGGGAGCTCAGCCTGGCACTTCCTGCTGTCCCCGAGGCTTTTGAGACCGTCAAGGGACCCAAGCCAGTTACGTGGTATGATCGGAGAAAGAAGCAGCTATTGAGTGGTTGGGAAGATGCAACTGTCACGCACGAGCATTCGCTACGGGAAATATGGACGCCCTGCCATCACGAGGGTGCGTGTACGGCTGCGAACGGCTGCCAATGTGCATCCAAGGGGAGACACCCCGTCCTCTGCGAGCGATTCTGCTTATGTACGGCAGAAACATGTGCCCTCAAGTTTACTGGGTGTGCCTGTCATTCGCTAGGCAAGACATGTATCCAACGCCAGAAAGAAGGGAAGCCGTGTATCTGTGTTCAACTCAACCGGGAATGCGACCCTGTCCTTTGCAAGGGATGTGGAGCGAGGGAGAGAGCTGATCCTGAGAACGCCTACGATGAACAGCTTCATTCGACAGGGTGTCAAAATGTACCCATGCAACGCGGCGCCACCAAGGCGGTCGTGATAGGTTCCTCCCAGCTGGAGGGCTGTGGATATGGTCTCTTTGCTGCGGAGGATATAGCGCAGGACGAGTTTATCATTGAGTACACTGGCGAACTTATTAGCCACGACGAGGGCGTTCGCCGCGAGAATCGCCGTGGTGACGTGTTTGACGAGGAAAACAAGATTTCATATCTTTTCACGCTTCTTGAGCAGGAGGGCATATGGGTGGACGCGGCCATTTATGGGAACCTCAGCCGGTACATCAACCATGCCAACGACACCTGCAACATCACCCCAAAAATCATGTATGTCAACCATGAGTTCCGCATCAAGTTCTCGGCACTTCGTGACATCAAGGCCGGGGAGGAGTTATTCTTTAACTACGGTGACAACTTCCCTAACTTGACCAAGAAGCTCGTAGAGTCACGAGAGAGCGgtgggaaggaaaagggcaGCGGGAATGGCGCGCCGAAGCGCAAAGGAGGCGCTCAACGTGCTGCCCCCCGCAAAACCACATCCAAGTCGAGCCGGCATTTGGACTATCGAGGCAGTGACGATGAGTTGTTCTTTGACGAGTTACGCCGCCggcaagatgatgaagatggcgtgGACTATGGGGAGACCCCTAACAAGAAGCAACGTGGTAAACGAGGCGGAGCAAGGCCTGGTGCTGGTCGTAAGAAAAAACAAGCACAGCCGCCTGAGGAAACCGGCGAATACCAACACGCCACCGAGATTAGTGATAGTCAAGGCGAGAGCGGGGCCCTAGAAGAAACTCCTTCACGACGGCGCATCTCCAAACACCCATATGCCAGCACGGCATTTGGCGCGAATGGCGCAGTTAGCGGCCCTGGTCAGGAACCCGTGAAGAAAATCTCTAAGAGAGGGGGCGCACGACCTGGCGCAGGGCGCAAACCAAAGCATCGACCTGGCACCGCTAAGactaccagcagcagcaagattGGAAAGACGAGTCCCGGCAGCAGCACTACTAGTCCTAGCAACAGCAGCGAGAaatccatcaacaacatcggAAGGCATGGCACCGACTCCGAAGATCACCCACTCGCCTACCGCAACCGGTTTTCTCGCCCCGGGCCCTCAACGCTCTCGAACTCCATCTCTACCACAGCGGCGGGTAAGAAGCGAAAAGCCTCCGActtcgaggaggaggctcagAGCCCGTCAGGTGACGgtgaccaccaccgcgaATATGAGTCACATGTTCAGTCCAACAGAAACAACAGTGCGGGGCTGTATAGACAGAGCATCTTTCAACCGATCGACTCTtctacctcctcccactctgACCAGTCGGTGGTGaatgggagaggtggggggagatccgacaatgacgacaacgaaggggacgaggacgacgatgatgacgacgacgacagcgtCCGTGGGTCGAGAAAGAGGCAAAAGCCCTGGAGATAtagggatgagaaggagtag